The Candidatus Saccharibacteria bacterium sequence TTTGACGGCCGGCGCTAATACTATCGGCGCCATCTGCTTTAATTCCGGCCGAAAGGTTAACAAGCGTTACGCCACCACCAGCAACAATACCATCGGCAAGTGCTGCTTTCGTTGCTGCAACTGCATCATCTACACGGAACTTCTTCTCGTCGATTTCGGTTTCGGTCGCACCACCCACCTTAATAACCGCAACCTTGCCGCTAAGTGCCGCGCCGCGCTTTGCGTATTGTTCTTTGTCGTATTCGCTCGTAGCGTTATCGGCCTGCGATGCGATTTGAGCAATACGTGCTTTTACGTCGGCTTTTTTGCCAGCGCCTTCGATAATCGTCGTTTCGTCCTTACCAACAATCACTTTGCGCGCGCTACCAACAACTTCTAGTCCTACGGTTTCAAACGAAAGCGCTTGATCGTCGCTAACTACCGTTGCACCCGTAAGTGTTGCGATATCTTGCAAAATTTCTTTTCGGCGATCACCAAACGCAGGCGCCTTTACGGCAACCGTATTAAAGACACCCTTTAGCTTGTTAAGAACAAGGATACTAAGCGCTTCGCCCTCTACTTCATCGGCAATAAGAACAACATCCTTTTTGCCAGCCTGCGCCAGCTTTTCAAGCATTGGCAAAAATTCTTGCACACTGCTAATTTTCTTATCGGTCACAATAATAGCCGGCTTTTCGTACACGGCCTCTTGGCGACTAACATCGGTCACGAAGAACTGGCTCACGAAACCGCGATCGAACGTAAAGCCCTCTACTACCTCGGCTTCAAGCTCAAGCCCCTGGCTAGCCTCTACCGTTACAACACCCTCTTTGCCAACCTTCTCGATAACACCAGCAATAAGCTTGCCGATTGTCTCGTCGCCCGCACTAATTGTCGCCACTTCAGCAACACGGTCTTTTTTACCTTCGATACTTTCGGCTAGCGAATCAAGTTGCTTTACTACCTCGATACCAGCAGCCTCGATACCCTTACGAAGTTCTTGTGGATTGTGACCCGCAGCAATCAAACGGTTTGCTTCTTTTAGGATATTGTACGTCAAAACCGTGACAGTTGTCGTACCATCACCCGCTACCTTATTCAGCTTGCTCGCAGCCTGCTTAATAAGCTCGGCGCCCACTTTGTACCCCAAAGTCTCATCGTCATTTTCGGGCAAATCAACACTTTCGGCCACTGTTACGCCATCGTGTGTTACCGTGGGGCCACCATAGCCCTTGGCGATAACAACATTGCGGCCTTTTGGACCATATGTCACCTTCACTGCATCGTAGAGTGCTTTTGCCCCACCAAGAACACGCTCACGTGCATCATCATCATAAAAAACTTTTTTAGCCATTTAACTTTCCTCCATTTAAAGTTTCGCGGTAGAGACATCGAGATAACTATTTCTTGTAAGGCTCTCGTTCTCGAGAGCTTTCCACTTAATATATCCGTGGAAAGCGCGCCTTCAAGAAATGGTTATCGAGCATGTCGGGACAATTAGATTGTCGCTAAGACATCCTCTTCTTTCACCACCAAATACTCAGTGCCATCAACTTTCAACTCAGTCGTTGAATACTCTTTGTAGATAATCTTATCGCCCACTTTGAGCGTTTTCACATCTGGACCAACTGCTTCAATTTTTGCAAAAACAGGCTTTTCTTTAGCATTGTCGGGTAGGTAAATTCCACTCGCGGTCTTTGTTGCGGCAACTTCCCGTACAGCAACGACACGATCCGCCAGAGGTTTAATCGGTGTACTCATGAATTCCTCCGTTTTTTAGTTCGTAACCTCATTGTAGATAAAAAAATTAGCACTTGCAAGGTGCGAGTGCTAATTTTGTCAATTTTACAATTACGCTAGTTGGGTTAATTCACCTTTTGCTGCAGCCGGCACAAAGTTGCCCGCCTGCACAAGTTCGCGAATCTGCTTTAATCCGCTCTCCATTTCGATACGGTGTCCTTCATCTTGGTAAAGCTCGATCACTGTTACGTGATCTTTTTCATCAAAACCCACAACCGCCGCGCCAGAAAGACCAGCGCTCAAAATATAAGATTTTGCCGCTTCGCCATCGCCGGTACCACCGTCAACAACATTGCGACCCTGAAGACGTAACCCCTCAATCACGGCCCGTGCCGTGTCACCACCCGCAGGCACGTACATTACCGCCACGTCGCCATCGGTTGGTAGCCAGTCTGCAAGCGCCTTGCCAACGTTCCAAGCACACTCAAGCGTCAGCCCTTCTTGCTCGGTGCCCCTAATATCATACGCGCTAATCAGTTCTTCGCTCATTACCCTCTATTGTAGCATTTCAGAAGATAACGCATAGCCCTTTTTTACATTGCTATACACCGGCGGCAATCTACTAGGGGCTCGCCCGTCCTATAAAAACTGACATCTTTGCAATTATTCAGTACAATACCTATACATGGCTATTCGATTCGCAACACAGACAGAAATAGAAAAATGGAATGAGCTTATTCTCGCTAACCCCGATGGCGGAAACCTTTTTCAGGGATATGAATTTTCCCAGCAAAAAAAGATGGGGGGCTGGCGACCCCGCTTTATCATGGCGGACAACCTAGCCATCACCGTACTAGAAAAGTCGGTGCCGCTCCTTGGAAAACTTTGGTACGCCTCAAAAGGGCCGGGTATTACCTCTATTAAGGCGCTCGATAATCTTCTGCCGGATCTGACCACATTTGCACGTACACAAGGTGTTTTTGCCGTAAAAATCGAACCAGAATTACTTAAAAAAGACGAAACCCTTGCCGACCTTATGAAACTGGGCCTTGTCCGCGTGCGGCCAATCCAACCGAATTTCTCAACCATCACACTCGATCTTTCACACGACCTAGACACGATCATGAGCAACCTAAACCAAAAGGGACGTCACGCGATTCGCCGAGCCGAGCGCGACGGCGTTACAACCAAGCGTGTCAAAACAACAGATGAAAACTGTCGTATCATGTACGACTTACTTGCCGAAACAGCCGCTGGATCATTTAGTATTCGTGGTTATAATTACTACAAAGCGTTCTGGCAACACTACAGCGATGCCGGCCTGGGGCAACTGTTTTTCGCCTACGTCGAGGGCAAGGTTGTTGCGGCGGCATTTGCTATTGCCTACGGCAAAAAAGGCACCTACAAAGACGGCGCCTCCGTTCGCGAGCGCACCGTCTACGGCGCAAGCCACCTGCTACAGTGGACGGTTATTACATGGATGAAAGAAAAAGGCGTTACCCGCCACGACCTCTGCGGCGCGCCACCTTCTGATCAAATCAAGAACCCTGATCACCCACATTACGGTATCGGTCGGTTTAAAACCAGCTTCAACAAAGAGGTAACCGACTACGTGGGCGCCTATGATATCGTCGTCAATCAACCGCACTATAGCCTATGGAAAAAGCTGGGAGAACGCGTTGTTATGCGCATTCATCGCCAGCTTCACCGTGAATCGTACTATTAGCCTTTTGTCAGAATCTGCCGAACGACATCGCCGTCGTTCCATGGCAGTTTTTCACCGTTTATAATACGGTATTGCTCGTGCCCCATGCCCGTAATGAGGATCGTGTCATCTTTCGTTGCGATCGATAACGCCTTTTCGATTGCCTTGCGGCGGTCTGGCACTTCGGTCATTTTAGCGTTACCCTTCGCTTTCTCGATACCATCGCGCACTTGGTCGCGAATTGCCTGCGGGTCTTCGTTGTAACATTCCTCGTCTGTCAGAATAATTCTATCCGCCAAACGCGCTGCAATTCCCCCCATAATCGGGCGCTTTCCTTTGTCGCGGTCGCCTGTTGCACCAAACACTAAAATAACTCGGTTTTTGGTGACGGATTTTGCCGCTTCGAGTAACTTTTCAAGCGCATCTGGCGTGTGTGCGTAATCTACAATAACATCGTAGCCTTTACCTTCGACAACTCTCTCGAAGCGCCCAGGAACGCCTTCTAGATTCGCCACGCCCTCTACGATATCACGCAGTTTCATACCCAGTAAGTACGCCGTTGCTGCCGCAGCAGTCATGTTTGACACATTGTATTTACCAGGAAGCGCCGTCGCCAGCTCTAGCTTGGTTTGGTGATCAATCACCACCGTCGCTTCGCTTCCCTTTTTGTACAATTTAATGTGCTCGATCTTTGCCTCGGCATCGGCGTGCTCACCGTAGGTTATTTTTTGAGCGCCCGCCTGGAACTTGTCAAAATATTCAAACCATTCGTCGTCGCGGTTAAGCACAATAAACTTTGGCTCACCCGCAAATAGCTTCGACTTCGCTTCGGCATATAACTCCATCGTTTTGTGATAGTCCAAATGATCCTGTGTGAGATTTGTCATTACAGCTACCTCTATCGGTACGGTGGCTAGCTTGTGTTGCTGCAACGCGTGGCTTGTAATTTCTAGCACCACATAATCAACATGCGCTTTTTTTGCATCACGAAAGAACTCCTGCATACGCTGCGTTGTCCCTACTGTTGCATTGAGGTCGTTGATTTGACGCTTACCCGCAACCTCTATGAGTGCCGTACTGAACATGGCCGTTTTAAGCCCTGCTTCTTTAAGAATTTCGTTGATGTAATTGACGGTTGTCGTTTTGCCATTCGTACCTGTCACTGCAATAACCCGCAGGTTTTTAGCCGGATTACCATACCTGGCGCTCACCAACTTTACGCGAGACCTGCGATACGCCTCTTCTAAATTATGAACCGCCCCACTTGGCAGCGCTTTTCGTATCCCATTCACCAACTTCTGCTTCATGCTTATATTTTAGCACTTCACACCAACCTGGGCGTTACAAAGTTTCACATACTATACAACGATATATAATTGTATTTTGTGCAATATTTGCGTATTATAAGTATCGATAATCCGTGCTCTAGCATAAAATGTTATTATCTTATGAATATGAATAACCTCCTATTAACCCGCGAACAAGCTACCGACGCACTAAATAGCGGCAAAATTGGCATCATGCCCACCGATACGGTCTATGGCCTTGTTGCTCGTGCAGATAACGAGCAAGCCGTTGCGCGCGCCTACGCTTTAAAAGACCGCGAGCGAAAGCCTGGAACACTTATCGCAGCCTCGATTGAACAGCTCGTGGATCTTGGCGTACCTCAAGAGGAAATCGCTAAAGTAGCAAAGTGGTGGCCAAACCCCTTAAGCGCCGTCCTGGTAATGAACGGGCGAGAATACCTTCATCAAGGAGTTGGCGATATTGCAATGCGTGTCGTGTCCGACCCCGCAATCATAGAAATTCTCAACAACACTGGACCTCTCATTACCTCAAGTGCCAACTTGCCTGGCCAACCGGGTGCCACTTCCCTGGCCGAAGCATATGCATACTTTGGGCATGCAGTCGATTTTTACGTTGACGGCGGCACCATTGCCTCGACGCAACCTTCTACAATCGTAAAGCCCGTTGGCGACGAAATCGTCGTCTTGCGCCAAGGCGATATTACCTTATAAGCGACCAATCTTAGGAATCGCAAATGGCTCGTTAAGGTACTTTTTATAAAGATTTATACTTTCCTCGTGATCAAACGCGATCTCATCAGATGGAGGTAAAGCATTCAAGTTGAACCACCGCACTTCATCACTTTCCCAGTCCTTTTCGCCGGTTTTCTCCACAGCCTCGGCCATATAAATAAAGTCAATATTCTGCCTGTCTTCATGAGGCCGGTTTGGATTGTCGTTTACCCTAAGTAGCATAAGATCGCGAATCACCCAGCCAGATTCCTCCATTGTCTCTCGAATACCAGCCTCTTCAGTCGTTTCGTCGCGATCGACATACCCGCCTACAAAACACCACTTGCCCGCCTCAAGCAACCCTTGGGCTCGTTTTGCAAGAAGGATTTCTCCGTTTTTTACCACAATACACCCCACTGTTGCATGGCGCATGCTATTTTGACTTCCGTTTTCGAACGTACATGTAATCATGCCGTCATTATACGCCGCGCGCGCCGCTTTACTTCAAGTTATCCACAGATTATACTGATAGGAATGAAAATTTTGGGAATTGAAAGCAGTTGCGATGAAACAGCCGCCGCTATCGTAGAAGATGGCCGCGTTCTTCTTAGCAATGTCGTCAACTCCCAGATAGATATTCACACTCATTACGGGGGTGTCGTTCCCGAGGTTGCCGCCCGCAGCCATATCGAGGTTATCAATCCGGTCATCAACCAAGCGCTCTCTGATGCTCAGCTTACGTGGGATGATATCGATGCCATTGCCGTTACCTATGCACCAGGATTGATCGGCTCGCTTTTAGTTGGGACGCTTGCCGCGCGCACACTAGCAGTGCTAAAAAACAAACCCCTCTACCCCATTCATCATGTGGAAGCGCACGTCTACGCAAACTTTCTTAACAAAACAGCACCTGAATTTCCTATGCTCGCCCTTATTGTTAGCGGCGGCCATTCACAGCTCGTTCTTTTTCAAGATCATGGAAATTATGAACTTCTTGGTCAGACTCAGGATGACGCTGTAGGAGAAGCATTCGATAAGGTTGCAAAAATTATCGGCCTC is a genomic window containing:
- the groL gene encoding chaperonin GroEL (60 kDa chaperone family; promotes refolding of misfolded polypeptides especially under stressful conditions; forms two stacked rings of heptamers to form a barrel-shaped 14mer; ends can be capped by GroES; misfolded proteins enter the barrel where they are refolded when GroES binds) encodes the protein MAKKVFYDDDARERVLGGAKALYDAVKVTYGPKGRNVVIAKGYGGPTVTHDGVTVAESVDLPENDDETLGYKVGAELIKQAASKLNKVAGDGTTTVTVLTYNILKEANRLIAAGHNPQELRKGIEAAGIEVVKQLDSLAESIEGKKDRVAEVATISAGDETIGKLIAGVIEKVGKEGVVTVEASQGLELEAEVVEGFTFDRGFVSQFFVTDVSRQEAVYEKPAIIVTDKKISSVQEFLPMLEKLAQAGKKDVVLIADEVEGEALSILVLNKLKGVFNTVAVKAPAFGDRRKEILQDIATLTGATVVSDDQALSFETVGLEVVGSARKVIVGKDETTIIEGAGKKADVKARIAQIASQADNATSEYDKEQYAKRGAALSGKVAVIKVGGATETEIDEKKFRVDDAVAATKAALADGIVAGGGVTLVNLSAGIKADGADSISAGRQILKNALRQPFLQIMANAGLNSEALLAQVEAGKVGFGINVNTPEKGLIDVKKDGVIDPARVTKEAVQNAVSIASTAATMGALVVDIPEPEAPAGGGMGMPGMGM
- a CDS encoding co-chaperone GroES, producing MSTPIKPLADRVVAVREVAATKTASGIYLPDNAKEKPVFAKIEAVGPDVKTLKVGDKIIYKEYSTTELKVDGTEYLVVKEEDVLATI
- a CDS encoding peptidoglycan bridge formation glycyltransferase FemA/FemB family protein; the encoded protein is MAIRFATQTEIEKWNELILANPDGGNLFQGYEFSQQKKMGGWRPRFIMADNLAITVLEKSVPLLGKLWYASKGPGITSIKALDNLLPDLTTFARTQGVFAVKIEPELLKKDETLADLMKLGLVRVRPIQPNFSTITLDLSHDLDTIMSNLNQKGRHAIRRAERDGVTTKRVKTTDENCRIMYDLLAETAAGSFSIRGYNYYKAFWQHYSDAGLGQLFFAYVEGKVVAAAFAIAYGKKGTYKDGASVRERTVYGASHLLQWTVITWMKEKGVTRHDLCGAPPSDQIKNPDHPHYGIGRFKTSFNKEVTDYVGAYDIVVNQPHYSLWKKLGERVVMRIHRQLHRESYY
- a CDS encoding UDP-N-acetylmuramoyl-L-alanyl-D-glutamate--2,6-diaminopimelate ligase — protein: MKQKLVNGIRKALPSGAVHNLEEAYRRSRVKLVSARYGNPAKNLRVIAVTGTNGKTTTVNYINEILKEAGLKTAMFSTALIEVAGKRQINDLNATVGTTQRMQEFFRDAKKAHVDYVVLEITSHALQQHKLATVPIEVAVMTNLTQDHLDYHKTMELYAEAKSKLFAGEPKFIVLNRDDEWFEYFDKFQAGAQKITYGEHADAEAKIEHIKLYKKGSEATVVIDHQTKLELATALPGKYNVSNMTAAAATAYLLGMKLRDIVEGVANLEGVPGRFERVVEGKGYDVIVDYAHTPDALEKLLEAAKSVTKNRVILVFGATGDRDKGKRPIMGGIAARLADRIILTDEECYNEDPQAIRDQVRDGIEKAKGNAKMTEVPDRRKAIEKALSIATKDDTILITGMGHEQYRIINGEKLPWNDGDVVRQILTKG
- a CDS encoding threonylcarbamoyl-AMP synthase, translating into MNNLLLTREQATDALNSGKIGIMPTDTVYGLVARADNEQAVARAYALKDRERKPGTLIAASIEQLVDLGVPQEEIAKVAKWWPNPLSAVLVMNGREYLHQGVGDIAMRVVSDPAIIEILNNTGPLITSSANLPGQPGATSLAEAYAYFGHAVDFYVDGGTIASTQPSTIVKPVGDEIVVLRQGDITL
- a CDS encoding NUDIX hydrolase gives rise to the protein MITCTFENGSQNSMRHATVGCIVVKNGEILLAKRAQGLLEAGKWCFVGGYVDRDETTEEAGIRETMEESGWVIRDLMLLRVNDNPNRPHEDRQNIDFIYMAEAVEKTGEKDWESDEVRWFNLNALPPSDEIAFDHEESINLYKKYLNEPFAIPKIGRL
- the tsaD gene encoding tRNA (adenosine(37)-N6)-threonylcarbamoyltransferase complex transferase subunit TsaD — translated: MKILGIESSCDETAAAIVEDGRVLLSNVVNSQIDIHTHYGGVVPEVAARSHIEVINPVINQALSDAQLTWDDIDAIAVTYAPGLIGSLLVGTLAARTLAVLKNKPLYPIHHVEAHVYANFLNKTAPEFPMLALIVSGGHSQLVLFQDHGNYELLGQTQDDAVGEAFDKVAKIIGLPYPGGPSIAKAAANGDPYKYRLPKARMQNPYDFSFSGLKTAVLRAVQHEVGVDFTFPSHELSARLNDAQRADFAASFQRIAVETLVDKAEQAFKDYAPKSVVIAGGVAANQELRRQLSERLPLAIEYAPMNLCTDNAAMIATLGYYYAQKVQSVDPFNLEVIPSISMTKTAWAK